The Marinilongibacter aquaticus genome has a window encoding:
- a CDS encoding toxin-antitoxin system YwqK family antitoxin: protein MKFKVLITSFCFFLSVFSWAQETAVPKAKSKAERKAERKSMSLEEKIEDVLPVDVGLPSASVNAPGQKISTVEEAKKYVSETVPSYAEKAKEFRKKQKEAKKKKKENTFNGKEYEGFDVEKRIYRRGSGSRMQYIEFYTLKEYQQGSPYVRSLFWFDDRTKRVIEAVARDHKTNHLLHGPYREYRGEHLVKTGVYYLGAKDGRWETYDSDDDFTLLDKEYFDRGFLADSEITYYNGNESKIDEVIPYRFGEKTGPYLKYFEGGGLEVEGEYDDGVKVGRWVEYYTGNRRKKEIQYGKDKFDEMEPKLLREYSEDGKMIYEDESLKRM from the coding sequence ATGAAATTCAAAGTTTTAATCACTTCTTTTTGTTTTTTCTTGTCGGTATTTTCTTGGGCTCAAGAAACGGCAGTACCTAAGGCGAAGTCGAAAGCAGAACGCAAAGCCGAAAGAAAGAGCATGAGTTTGGAGGAGAAAATCGAAGATGTGCTCCCTGTGGATGTCGGCTTGCCTTCGGCGTCGGTGAATGCTCCGGGGCAGAAGATTTCTACTGTGGAGGAAGCCAAAAAATACGTGAGCGAAACGGTGCCCAGCTACGCTGAAAAGGCCAAAGAGTTTCGCAAAAAGCAAAAGGAGGCCAAAAAAAAGAAAAAGGAAAATACCTTTAACGGGAAGGAATACGAGGGGTTTGATGTAGAGAAACGCATTTACAGAAGAGGGTCGGGCAGCCGCATGCAGTATATCGAATTCTATACTTTAAAAGAGTACCAGCAGGGTAGCCCGTATGTGCGTTCTTTGTTTTGGTTTGATGACCGTACGAAACGGGTAATTGAAGCGGTGGCTCGTGATCATAAAACCAACCATTTGCTGCATGGGCCTTACAGAGAGTATCGTGGTGAGCATTTGGTGAAAACGGGTGTGTACTATTTGGGTGCAAAGGATGGCCGCTGGGAAACGTATGATTCGGATGACGATTTTACACTTCTGGATAAAGAGTATTTCGACCGGGGTTTTCTAGCCGATTCCGAAATCACGTACTATAACGGGAACGAATCGAAAATAGACGAGGTGATTCCTTATAGATTTGGAGAAAAGACTGGACCTTATTTGAAGTATTTCGAAGGTGGCGGATTGGAAGTGGAAGGCGAATACGACGATGGCGTGAAAGTAGGGCGTTGGGTAGAGTATTATACCGGAAACCGCAGGAAAAAGGAGATTCAATATGGGAAAGATAAATTCGACGAAATGGAGCCGAAGCTCCTTCGCGAATATTCTGAAGACGGAAAAATGATATACGAGGATGAAAGTTTGAAACGTATGTAA